A window of the Haloarcula litorea genome harbors these coding sequences:
- a CDS encoding DUF371 domain-containing protein produces MTREAVVAAEGHEHVSAEHASTLEVTGDDFLTPAGDCILGIEADTVPADLDAAFVDACRDAEATVTATLEAGGHTVTVEGSGHPDLTFESDRSHVLRTSDYVDDRTVMVDADAAAGDVDRDLVAALADGADLEFTLTVDPA; encoded by the coding sequence ATGACACGCGAAGCCGTCGTCGCCGCCGAAGGCCACGAGCACGTCAGTGCCGAGCACGCGAGCACGCTCGAGGTCACCGGCGACGACTTCCTCACGCCGGCCGGCGACTGCATCCTCGGGATCGAGGCCGACACCGTCCCCGCCGACCTCGACGCGGCGTTCGTCGACGCCTGCCGGGACGCCGAGGCGACCGTCACCGCGACGCTGGAAGCCGGCGGCCACACCGTGACCGTCGAGGGGTCGGGCCACCCCGACCTGACCTTCGAGAGCGACCGGAGCCACGTCCTGCGGACGAGCGACTACGTCGACGACCGCACGGTGATGGTCGACGCCGACGCCGCGGCGGGCGACGTTGACCGGGACCTCGTCGCCGCGCTGGCCGACGGCGCTGACCTGGAGTTCACGCTGACGGTCGACCCCGCCTGA
- a CDS encoding SDR family oxidoreductase gives MTRTVLVTGATGTVGTPLRESLADRDVTVRAAARSPPGDGPADEWVAFDFGRPETWGEALSGVDALFLLRPPDASDVRRIGEFVAAADRVGVEHCVVLSVLGADRNPLLPHRRIERRVAATRMARTFLRPSFFAQNLTEVHRDALLAGELPVPAGDGATSFVDARDVGEVAAVALTESGHAGAAYDVTGPAALTYAEVARIATEALGWPVEYTDPSLPRFVFDEVRQGRPPAFALVMAGIYTTARLGLAGRVTDDAERLLDREPRSVREFFEDEAAELRREA, from the coding sequence ATGACACGAACGGTCCTGGTGACCGGCGCGACCGGCACCGTCGGGACGCCGCTCCGCGAATCCCTCGCCGACCGAGACGTGACGGTCCGGGCGGCCGCGCGGTCCCCGCCCGGCGACGGCCCGGCGGACGAGTGGGTGGCCTTCGACTTCGGCCGACCGGAGACGTGGGGCGAAGCACTGAGCGGCGTGGACGCGCTGTTCCTGCTCCGCCCGCCGGACGCTTCGGACGTCCGCAGGATCGGCGAGTTCGTCGCGGCAGCGGACAGAGTGGGGGTCGAGCACTGCGTCGTCCTGTCGGTGCTCGGGGCCGACCGGAACCCGCTGCTCCCCCATCGGCGCATCGAGCGCCGCGTCGCGGCCACCCGGATGGCCCGGACGTTCCTGCGGCCGTCCTTCTTCGCGCAGAACCTCACCGAGGTCCACCGGGACGCGCTGCTCGCCGGCGAGCTCCCCGTCCCAGCCGGTGACGGCGCGACGAGCTTCGTCGACGCGCGCGACGTGGGCGAGGTCGCCGCCGTCGCGCTGACGGAGTCCGGTCACGCCGGGGCGGCCTACGACGTGACCGGGCCGGCGGCGCTGACCTACGCCGAGGTGGCCCGGATCGCGACCGAGGCCCTCGGGTGGCCCGTCGAGTACACCGACCCGTCGCTGCCGCGGTTCGTCTTCGACGAGGTGCGGCAGGGCCGGCCGCCGGCGTTCGCGCTCGTGATGGCCGGCATCTACACGACCGCGCGCCTGGGGCTGGCGGGGCGGGTCACGGACGACGCGGAACGATTGCTGGACCGCGAACCGCGGAGCGTCCGGGAGTTCTTCGAGGACGAGGCGGCGGAACTGCGGCGGGAGGCCTGA
- a CDS encoding tyrosine-type recombinase/integrase, with translation MKNVTRDKFDHKINYEFCVAHRNKVEEGTLTGYRWTVKSFLEHIEGEGVDLENIDWTDIDSFIDSMVEEYSQSTTKTRYNHLRSFIKWLRARKGYYTDSEQLPIDSRHLEIKEYIDRGETKKGNEASSKEGVVFVEASEYELLKENVPAPKFRNELILKMLWHLGLRRMEVTEMQITPEMPHKDEYGNIDFGDNEITVPDVKGGGRELWFRDSLAAPLRRWIESERQAVYYADESQYLFPSRNSEQLTPKRVTSMVDQAAQNAGIQSTVYVDANGNERRRITPHALRHGYGVRHVRNGTDVRTLQQLMGHHDISVTQHYLQFKTEARKRAQHRNAPEV, from the coding sequence ATGAAGAACGTCACACGGGACAAGTTCGATCACAAGATTAACTACGAGTTCTGCGTCGCGCACCGAAACAAGGTCGAAGAGGGCACCTTGACGGGGTATCGATGGACGGTCAAGAGCTTCTTGGAGCACATCGAGGGAGAGGGAGTTGACCTTGAAAACATCGACTGGACGGATATCGACTCGTTCATCGATTCGATGGTCGAGGAGTACTCGCAGTCCACAACGAAGACGAGGTACAACCACCTCAGGTCGTTCATCAAGTGGCTGCGTGCCCGGAAGGGGTACTACACCGACTCCGAGCAGCTACCTATCGACTCGCGCCATCTCGAAATCAAGGAGTACATCGACAGAGGGGAGACAAAAAAGGGGAACGAGGCATCATCAAAGGAAGGAGTCGTTTTCGTCGAGGCAAGCGAGTACGAACTGTTGAAAGAGAACGTGCCGGCGCCGAAATTCAGGAATGAGCTGATTCTGAAAATGCTGTGGCATCTCGGGCTCAGACGGATGGAAGTGACCGAGATGCAGATCACGCCGGAGATGCCGCACAAGGACGAGTACGGCAACATCGACTTCGGTGACAACGAGATCACCGTCCCGGATGTCAAGGGTGGCGGACGTGAGCTTTGGTTCCGTGACTCGCTGGCCGCGCCGCTGCGGCGGTGGATCGAGTCGGAGCGTCAGGCCGTCTACTACGCCGACGAATCCCAGTACCTGTTCCCATCGCGGAACAGCGAGCAACTCACCCCAAAGCGGGTCACGTCGATGGTCGATCAGGCCGCGCAGAACGCTGGAATACAGTCCACGGTCTATGTCGATGCCAACGGCAACGAGCGACGGCGGATCACACCACACGCTCTCCGACACGGATATGGCGTCAGACACGTGCGGAACGGTACTGACGTGCGGACTCTCCAGCAGCTAATGGGGCATCACGACATCAGCGTCACGCAACACTACCTACAGTTTAAAACAGAGGCGAGAAAGCGAGCACAGCACCGGAACGCACCCGAAGTGTAG
- the rdfA gene encoding rod-determining factor RdfA, translating into MTCKVDRVRDKYDLYNLDARLEHRYRSTDEGVRQLEDWINCQILERAMEKAGMTVLDGEERNYYRLLTNDEVLDSARREARGELRDASVDVDEVESNFVSYQTVRKHLNECLDIDTSRDYNPDPGADLQQIKKMRQRVTNVIEGSLARLSREDVAHIEDPSVTVSFKIRCGNCRRRHDIIEFLSGNATCTCQSEA; encoded by the coding sequence ATGACTTGCAAAGTCGACCGAGTGCGAGACAAGTACGACCTGTACAACCTCGATGCCCGGCTGGAACACAGATACCGCTCAACGGACGAGGGCGTCCGTCAGCTTGAGGATTGGATCAACTGTCAAATCTTGGAACGGGCAATGGAGAAAGCCGGAATGACAGTGCTGGACGGCGAAGAGCGCAACTACTATCGGTTGCTTACCAACGACGAGGTGCTGGACTCGGCGCGGCGAGAGGCCCGGGGCGAACTCCGCGACGCCAGCGTGGACGTGGACGAAGTGGAAAGCAACTTCGTTAGCTACCAGACCGTCCGCAAGCATCTGAACGAATGCCTCGATATCGACACCAGTCGGGACTACAATCCAGACCCGGGGGCTGATCTGCAGCAAATCAAAAAGATGCGACAAAGAGTTACCAACGTCATCGAGGGTTCGCTGGCACGACTTTCGCGGGAAGATGTCGCGCACATCGAAGACCCGTCAGTCACCGTCTCATTCAAGATCAGGTGTGGAAACTGCCGCCGGCGACACGACATCATCGAGTTTCTATCCGGGAATGCGACCTGCACCTGTCAGTCCGAGGCGTGA